The proteins below come from a single Chitinophaga pinensis DSM 2588 genomic window:
- a CDS encoding DUF1573 domain-containing protein, with translation MKKIFFYLIAGSLLAGACNSSDAGKKAAQETSAAADTSKGTPVIAFDEMVHNFGNITEGERVEYSFKFTNTGNGDLLITDATSSCGCTVPDWPKEPIKPGKSSYMKVVFNSAGKDGYTEKEIIIRANTKPEQVQGPKIQCTIMKQKS, from the coding sequence ATGAAAAAGATATTCTTCTACCTGATCGCCGGCAGCCTTTTGGCAGGCGCCTGTAATAGCTCAGATGCCGGCAAAAAAGCAGCCCAGGAAACAAGCGCTGCCGCCGACACTTCAAAAGGTACGCCTGTGATCGCCTTTGATGAAATGGTCCATAACTTCGGTAACATTACAGAAGGCGAAAGAGTGGAATATTCCTTCAAATTCACAAATACCGGAAACGGAGACCTGCTGATAACAGATGCTACCTCCAGTTGCGGTTGTACCGTTCCGGACTGGCCGAAAGAACCAATCAAGCCAGGAAAGAGCAGCTACATGAAAGTGGTGTTCAACAGCGCAGGTAAAGATGGATATACTGAAAAAGAAATCATTATCAGGGCCAATACAAAGCCTGAACAGGTACAGGGACCAAAAATCCAGTGTACGATAATGAAACAGAAATCATAA
- the secDF gene encoding protein translocase subunit SecDF: MQLKGLVRFFAGALILISVYYLSFTFLVRNYEKKVAAQAQSDVTKSLPSAEQQYPGNKELQAVYSDSLAELVKERRQRILDSTSNKEMAGFPWYVTYDKAKEKELNLGLDLQGGMNVVLDVSVEDVIRALSGQSRDAAFNKALELAVQRKKTSQSDFVTLFGQAYEEVQPQGRLSTIFANAYQKDIDFNTSNSKVLDVIRREAGAAIKNTYLVLQKRIDKFGVASPNISLDENKGIISVELAGVDNPERVRKYLQASANLEFREVYKNDEQFIAGVIQPMNEAIKAAVGVAPKAATDSTKKDTAAVAKAGADTSTTGSLAAILDGKDSAKAGKADSLKSDAERRAELAKAEPFFSIFFPRYDPRQGVAFGPIVGHILPSDTATFRRYTEIPSVRNVLPKDLVFVYGAEDKENKRAPLPVYAIRVNPINPTPRVSGERVIDAKQDYDQSGRPEISMTMDQVGAKEWKKLTGELAPTDPSNVASLNYVAVVLDNIVYSAPSIQGEIAGGRSSISGSFTLEEANDLANILKSGKMPAPAKIVQEQIVGPTLGAESIAAGAKSFLISFVVIFVLMLVYYNTAGWVANIALILNLLFTFGILASLGATLTMPGIAGLVLTIGMAVDTNVIIFERIKDELSRGKTYQQAVEDGYKRSYAPVLDGHITSLLTAIILFYFGLGPVLGFATTQILGLLLSLFCGIMISRIVTDWWTNKKRHFEYFTPVSRKIFKHAAFDFVGKRKYAYIVSFVMIALGASSFFHGFRHGVDFDGGRNYTIRFEQPMKADDVRDALEHEFGTEPYVKTIGNSNQLSITTNYKIEEQSEAVDKEVTQKMFDGLKKFYEPGLTLEAFSSPRFIVASQTVSPTISDDLRAGAIKATVLSLIVIFLYILLRFSKWQYSIGTIFSLLHDVMVTLAVFSYCRDIVPFALEVDQHFIAAILTVIGFSMNDTVIVFDRIREYFRTGTMKGASRDQIINKAINDTLSRTVMTSLTVFLTILILFIFGGEVTRGFAFAMLIGVITGTYSSIFVAAPVLVDFDKNNQLANESEALPVKEAAATASK; the protein is encoded by the coding sequence ATGCAACTTAAAGGACTGGTTAGATTTTTTGCCGGTGCATTGATCCTTATCTCTGTGTATTATTTGTCGTTTACGTTCCTGGTACGTAATTACGAGAAAAAAGTTGCTGCGCAAGCCCAGAGTGACGTTACAAAATCACTTCCATCTGCGGAGCAGCAGTATCCTGGAAATAAAGAGCTGCAGGCTGTTTATTCGGATTCACTGGCAGAACTGGTGAAAGAGAGAAGACAAAGGATCCTGGATAGCACCAGCAACAAAGAAATGGCGGGTTTTCCTTGGTACGTAACCTATGACAAAGCCAAAGAAAAAGAGCTGAACCTGGGGCTTGACCTTCAGGGTGGTATGAACGTCGTTCTTGACGTGAGTGTGGAGGATGTGATCCGTGCATTAAGCGGTCAATCCCGTGACGCGGCTTTCAACAAAGCCCTGGAACTTGCTGTACAGCGTAAGAAAACCAGTCAGTCAGATTTTGTAACATTGTTCGGGCAGGCATATGAAGAAGTACAGCCACAGGGCCGTCTTTCTACCATTTTTGCCAACGCTTATCAGAAAGATATCGACTTTAATACAAGCAATTCAAAAGTATTAGATGTGATCCGTCGTGAGGCAGGTGCAGCTATCAAAAATACTTACCTCGTATTGCAGAAACGTATCGATAAATTCGGTGTGGCTTCTCCAAACATCAGCCTGGATGAAAACAAAGGTATCATCTCTGTAGAGCTGGCCGGTGTTGATAATCCTGAGCGTGTGAGAAAATACCTGCAGGCCAGTGCAAACCTGGAATTCCGTGAAGTATATAAAAATGACGAGCAGTTCATCGCTGGTGTTATTCAGCCAATGAACGAAGCGATCAAAGCTGCTGTAGGCGTTGCTCCGAAAGCTGCAACTGATTCTACTAAAAAAGATACAGCCGCTGTAGCAAAAGCTGGTGCTGATACTTCCACTACCGGTAGCCTTGCCGCTATCCTGGATGGTAAAGACAGCGCTAAAGCAGGTAAAGCTGATTCCCTGAAATCAGACGCCGAGCGCAGAGCTGAGCTGGCTAAAGCTGAGCCTTTCTTCAGCATCTTCTTCCCAAGATATGATCCAAGACAAGGTGTTGCTTTCGGTCCGATCGTTGGCCACATCCTGCCTTCTGATACTGCTACCTTCAGACGTTATACCGAGATCCCTTCAGTAAGAAATGTACTGCCTAAAGATCTGGTATTCGTATACGGTGCAGAAGATAAAGAAAACAAGCGTGCTCCACTGCCTGTTTACGCTATCAGAGTAAACCCGATCAACCCTACTCCACGTGTAAGTGGCGAAAGAGTGATCGACGCTAAACAGGATTATGACCAGAGCGGTCGCCCTGAAATTTCCATGACGATGGACCAGGTTGGTGCTAAAGAATGGAAAAAACTGACCGGCGAACTGGCTCCTACTGATCCTTCTAATGTTGCTTCTCTGAACTACGTTGCCGTTGTACTGGATAATATCGTTTACTCTGCTCCATCCATTCAGGGTGAAATCGCAGGTGGCCGTTCTTCTATCTCCGGTAGCTTTACCCTGGAAGAAGCAAATGACCTGGCAAACATCCTGAAATCAGGTAAAATGCCAGCTCCTGCTAAAATCGTTCAGGAACAGATCGTCGGGCCAACCCTGGGTGCTGAATCCATCGCTGCGGGTGCTAAATCTTTCCTGATCTCTTTCGTAGTGATCTTCGTACTGATGCTGGTATATTATAATACAGCTGGCTGGGTAGCAAACATCGCCCTGATCCTGAACCTGCTGTTCACTTTCGGTATCCTCGCTTCCCTCGGCGCTACGCTGACAATGCCTGGTATCGCGGGTCTGGTACTCACCATCGGTATGGCTGTGGATACGAACGTAATCATATTCGAACGTATTAAAGATGAACTGAGCCGCGGTAAGACTTACCAGCAGGCAGTAGAAGACGGTTACAAACGTTCTTACGCTCCTGTACTGGATGGTCACATCACCTCCCTGCTCACAGCGATTATCCTGTTCTACTTCGGTCTTGGTCCGGTACTGGGCTTCGCTACCACTCAGATCCTCGGCTTGCTGCTGTCTCTGTTCTGTGGTATCATGATCTCCCGTATCGTTACTGACTGGTGGACTAACAAGAAAAGACACTTCGAATACTTTACACCAGTTTCCCGTAAAATATTCAAACACGCTGCTTTCGACTTCGTAGGTAAAAGAAAATACGCTTACATCGTATCATTCGTAATGATCGCTTTAGGTGCATCTTCCTTCTTCCACGGTTTCCGTCACGGTGTTGACTTCGACGGTGGTCGTAACTACACCATCCGTTTCGAACAACCAATGAAAGCGGACGATGTACGTGATGCACTCGAACACGAATTCGGTACCGAGCCTTATGTGAAAACAATCGGTAACAGTAACCAGCTGAGCATCACTACCAACTACAAAATCGAAGAACAAAGCGAAGCGGTAGACAAAGAAGTAACGCAGAAAATGTTCGACGGACTGAAGAAATTCTACGAACCAGGGCTGACTTTAGAAGCATTCTCTTCTCCAAGGTTCATCGTAGCATCTCAGACAGTATCTCCGACCATCTCTGATGACTTACGTGCAGGTGCGATTAAAGCAACTGTATTGTCCCTGATCGTGATCTTCCTGTATATCCTGCTGCGTTTCAGCAAATGGCAATATTCTATCGGTACTATCTTCTCCCTGTTGCATGACGTGATGGTAACACTGGCTGTATTCTCTTACTGCCGCGATATCGTTCCGTTCGCACTGGAAGTTGACCAGCACTTCATTGCGGCGATTCTGACCGTGATCGGTTTCTCAATGAATGATACCGTGATCGTGTTCGACCGTATCCGCGAATACTTCCGTACAGGTACTATGAAGGGTGCAAGCAGAGACCAGATCATCAACAAAGCGATCAACGATACATTGAGCCGTACTGTGATGACTTCACTGACAGTGTTCCTGACCATCCTGATCCTGTTTATCTTCGGTGGTGAAGTAACCCGCGGTTTCGCATTCGCAATGCTGATCGGTGTAATCACTGGTACTTATTCCTCTATCTTCGTAGCTGCGCCAGTCCTGGTTGACTTCGATAAGAACAACCAGCTGGCTAACGAAAGCGAAGCACTTCCTGTAAAAGAAGCTGCCGCTACAGCTAGTAAATAA
- the yajC gene encoding preprotein translocase subunit YajC has protein sequence MLNVLLMGGGAAGAQGGAGFQFIFIGGMILVMWLFMIRPQTKKAKLQKDFISNLREGDKIVTIAGIHGKVKKINDNNTLQIEVSPGTYFTVERSAISMEYTSAQQKAAETPAK, from the coding sequence ATGCTGAACGTTCTACTGATGGGTGGTGGTGCAGCTGGTGCTCAAGGTGGCGCTGGCTTCCAGTTTATATTTATCGGGGGTATGATCCTGGTAATGTGGTTATTCATGATCCGTCCTCAGACTAAGAAAGCAAAACTGCAAAAAGACTTTATCAGCAATCTGCGCGAAGGCGACAAAATCGTTACTATCGCAGGTATCCATGGCAAGGTTAAAAAGATCAACGACAATAATACCCTCCAGATCGAGGTAAGCCCGGGTACTTACTTTACAGTTGAACGCTCTGCGATCAGCATGGAGTATACCTCTGCTCAGCAGAAAGCTGCCGAGACACCTGCAAAATAA
- the coaE gene encoding dephospho-CoA kinase (Dephospho-CoA kinase (CoaE) performs the final step in coenzyme A biosynthesis.) produces MLKIGITGGIGSGKSTVARIFALLGVPVYYADDAAKTIMQTDELLIQQVKEHFGEHIYSAGNVLDRAALGKIVFNDKDKLELLNSLVHPATIRHSDEWADRQTAPYVLKEAALLFESGSFQFLDKCIGVSAPQPLRIHRVMKRDNIGRADVLARMYKQIDDNIKMKLCDYVIKNDEQEMVIPQVLALHGQLLELAGRN; encoded by the coding sequence ATGTTAAAAATCGGTATTACAGGCGGAATAGGCTCGGGGAAAAGTACAGTGGCCAGGATCTTTGCCCTGCTGGGCGTTCCTGTTTACTATGCAGATGATGCTGCCAAAACTATTATGCAGACAGATGAACTGCTGATACAACAGGTGAAAGAACATTTCGGAGAACATATCTATAGTGCCGGTAATGTCCTTGACAGAGCAGCCCTCGGGAAAATTGTATTCAACGATAAAGATAAGCTGGAACTGCTCAACTCCCTCGTACACCCCGCTACCATCCGTCATAGCGATGAATGGGCCGACCGACAAACCGCCCCTTACGTACTAAAAGAAGCCGCCCTCCTCTTTGAATCAGGCTCTTTTCAATTTCTCGATAAATGCATCGGCGTATCCGCTCCCCAGCCCCTACGTATACACCGTGTCATGAAACGTGACAATATCGGCCGTGCCGATGTACTCGCCCGGATGTATAAACAGATCGATGATAATATCAAGATGAAATTGTGCGACTATGTCATTAAAAATGATGAACAGGAAATGGTCATCCCGCAAGTGCTGGCCTTGCACGGGCAACTGTTGGAGCTAGCAGGGAGGAATTAA
- a CDS encoding glycoside hydrolase family 5 protein, with protein MLKIYKLPIITLIVSLLTIPSSAVFAQTQRMPEGFDIHKGVNISHWLSQSGGRNGVAQNEYFTEKDVALLASKGFDHIRIPVEEAELWDYKEEKYKDAFVLLHKAIGWCKQYHIRAIVDMHILRSHHFDGKKNRLWEESASQERFLQCWRELSGELKKYPTDLVAYELLNEPVADSASQWNDLLARGVGLIRELEPKRVIIVGSNRYQSYATFPLLKIPANDKRIILSFHYYNPFFFTHYKASWTAHKDFSGPVHYPGATISQKEMAQQPATIRNILAGATEEYNADVIEQQIMTAVKVAQKLKLPLYCGEFGCLSSVYRKDRLHWYKDVKKALDKNNISWSVWDYKGSFGIIQDNGEEDDKLIKLLTRD; from the coding sequence ATGTTAAAGATCTACAAACTGCCTATTATCACATTGATCGTGAGTCTGCTGACTATTCCCTCGTCAGCGGTGTTTGCACAGACCCAACGAATGCCTGAAGGATTTGATATCCATAAGGGAGTGAACATCAGTCACTGGTTATCGCAGTCCGGTGGCCGTAATGGAGTAGCCCAGAACGAGTATTTCACAGAAAAAGACGTGGCCCTGCTGGCATCCAAAGGGTTTGACCATATCCGCATCCCCGTAGAAGAAGCGGAATTATGGGACTACAAAGAAGAAAAATACAAAGACGCATTCGTCCTGCTGCACAAAGCAATAGGATGGTGTAAACAATACCATATACGGGCGATTGTAGACATGCACATCCTTCGTAGCCATCATTTTGATGGTAAAAAGAACCGCCTCTGGGAGGAATCTGCTTCACAGGAACGTTTCCTGCAATGCTGGAGAGAACTGAGTGGAGAACTGAAGAAATACCCGACTGACCTGGTAGCTTATGAATTACTGAATGAGCCGGTAGCTGACAGCGCATCCCAATGGAATGATCTGTTGGCTCGTGGTGTTGGGCTGATCAGGGAACTAGAGCCCAAACGCGTGATCATTGTAGGTAGTAACCGCTATCAGTCTTACGCGACTTTTCCGCTGCTGAAGATACCGGCAAATGATAAGCGGATCATCCTGAGCTTCCATTACTACAATCCATTCTTCTTTACACATTACAAAGCCAGCTGGACAGCCCACAAGGATTTCAGCGGTCCCGTACACTATCCCGGTGCGACTATCTCCCAGAAGGAGATGGCCCAGCAACCGGCTACCATCCGCAATATACTGGCCGGCGCCACCGAAGAGTATAATGCAGACGTCATCGAACAACAGATCATGACCGCCGTTAAAGTGGCACAGAAACTGAAGTTACCCCTGTATTGCGGGGAGTTTGGCTGTCTGAGCAGCGTATACCGTAAAGACCGGTTACATTGGTACAAAGACGTAAAGAAAGCACTGGATAAAAACAATATCTCCTGGAGTGTCTGGGATTACAAGGGCAGCTTTGGTATAATACAGGACAATGGTGAAGAAGATGATAAGCTGATTAAGCTGCTGACCAGAGATTAA
- a CDS encoding serine hydrolase, translating to MDTLLASHSTQLGPIYQYPQAFGLQIIYTRIDRDAANRPHFTDYYYHIDANSYFYPASTVKLPATALALEKLNDLAIAGLDRHTPMYTDSLEGISPAVLTDSSAADGQPSVEQYIKKILLVSDNDAFNRLYEFIGQETFNKRLWEKGFGNTQILHRVGVSGLSPEQNRHTNAVTFRKAGKVLYQQPAAYSQLQFSPRHDSIGHAYYNKEHQLINSPMDASQKNRLPLADLHEILRRIIFPEAVTKTSRFRLKEEDYSFLYHCMSAQPEESAHPPYDTTEFHHNYVKFLLFGGTPHNRPDADLRSFNKPGWAYGFLTDAAYIADFTHQVEFMLSATVYVNKDGILNDEHYQFEETGKPFLKALGQVIYEYELQRKRKHLPDLSRFRSDYTRIE from the coding sequence TTGGACACTCTTTTAGCATCCCATTCCACACAGCTGGGCCCGATATATCAGTATCCACAGGCATTTGGTTTACAGATCATTTATACAAGAATAGACAGAGACGCTGCCAACCGGCCGCATTTTACTGACTATTATTATCATATCGACGCCAACAGCTACTTCTACCCTGCTTCTACCGTCAAGTTACCCGCTACCGCACTCGCGCTTGAAAAACTGAACGACCTTGCCATCGCAGGACTCGACCGGCACACGCCTATGTATACCGACAGCCTGGAAGGAATCAGTCCGGCCGTATTAACAGATAGCTCCGCAGCTGATGGTCAGCCTTCTGTTGAGCAATATATTAAAAAAATACTATTAGTGAGTGATAATGATGCATTTAATCGTTTATATGAGTTTATCGGACAGGAGACCTTTAATAAACGATTGTGGGAGAAGGGCTTCGGTAATACACAGATACTGCACCGGGTAGGTGTCAGCGGACTCAGTCCGGAACAGAACCGGCACACCAATGCCGTCACCTTCCGCAAAGCCGGTAAGGTCTTATACCAGCAACCAGCTGCTTACAGTCAGCTGCAGTTTTCCCCACGGCACGACAGCATAGGACACGCCTATTATAATAAAGAACACCAACTTATAAATAGCCCCATGGACGCCTCTCAGAAGAACAGGCTTCCCCTGGCCGACCTCCATGAAATACTGCGTCGTATAATTTTTCCGGAAGCTGTAACAAAAACCAGTCGTTTCCGTTTAAAGGAAGAAGATTACAGTTTTTTATATCATTGCATGTCAGCGCAACCGGAAGAATCAGCACATCCCCCCTACGATACCACGGAATTCCACCATAATTATGTGAAATTCCTTTTATTCGGGGGTACGCCACATAACAGACCGGACGCAGACCTGCGAAGTTTTAATAAACCCGGCTGGGCTTATGGATTTCTGACTGATGCAGCCTATATAGCGGATTTCACACATCAGGTAGAATTCATGTTGTCAGCCACTGTATATGTTAATAAGGACGGTATTTTAAACGACGAGCATTATCAGTTTGAAGAAACAGGGAAACCATTTTTGAAAGCGTTAGGACAGGTTATATACGAATATGAACTGCAACGTAAAAGAAAACATCTTCCGGACCTGTCCAGATTCAGGTCTGATTACACCAGAATCGAATAA
- a CDS encoding DEAD/DEAH box helicase has protein sequence MGKTITQGSNNKNKVTPVLLLELQSNHPEPVKISAGMLKEDAAGRTCQRVPLSDKKSLSIFNTLPAGVQHLLQPCTQEAMVYKELQLKEKFRDNPVKELTQQQFIQEGLQQYLYHTLQQLRPLTPVLPWYTMITDDSMLMKHTRPVTVSNFTPILSFELKRTTTGALRMVAIVTINGQVAPLSGFEHYGFLLRREGELFILAPAAAAILEQFPAGVKEIPAAEETTFIQEVLPALSEQYTVDKSILLQKEVIDTAPECNIWLSELNKSFLVLTPQWQYGNFSIEDSSEPVVLRAEGDIQYEIRRHMEAEKEMIAFIRSLHTRFAQQRNGYFYLPFADAEKSQWLVKCYRKLTDKNIGVYGMDQLKHFRYNTNIPVMDVRWHSDDKDTFDLEIDIHYGDIPVALTDIQKALQHRQPHLLLKDGTIGVIPDEWLHKHDLLWKLGQVNKDRLKLSRLHFTVAQEMLENRETPVQENTLEKLRRLQAHSAGQFPVPTAVQATLRNYQQAGFEWMCLLDAMRWGGCLADDMGLGKTLQTITFLQHLAEKYPGETHLVICPTSLIYNWQAELQKFAPGLRYTVYHGGNRQYDAAAWKQQQLIITSYGTVRSDAAIFNNHIFGYVVLDESQVIKNPSSQTTKALQVLQCRNRLILSGTPIQNNTMDLYAQMNFANPGLLGNQAFFKSEFAMPIDKYADAEKAGRLRRLIYPFLLRRTKEQIAQDLPDKTEIIMWCEMGEEQRKSYNRIRDMYKEKLLKQINESGMAASTIYVLEGLTRLRQICNAPQLVEQESHVTSSVKLDELMREISENTGAHKVLVFSQFTGMLQLIAKSMEGEGLPFLYLDGSTKAENRQQLVQQFQTDEQVRVFLISLKAGGVGLTLTAADYVYLVDPWWNPAAEQQAIDRTHRIGQQNKVFAYKMICKDSVEEKILALQERKKMIADDLISEDTGFVKKLTEDDVAFLFS, from the coding sequence ATGGGGAAAACCATTACACAAGGCAGTAACAATAAGAACAAAGTAACTCCCGTACTATTGCTGGAGTTGCAATCCAATCACCCCGAACCGGTGAAGATCAGTGCAGGGATGTTGAAAGAAGATGCGGCCGGACGTACCTGTCAGCGTGTGCCTCTGAGTGATAAAAAATCATTATCTATCTTCAATACACTGCCGGCAGGCGTACAACACCTGCTGCAACCCTGTACGCAGGAAGCTATGGTCTACAAAGAACTACAGCTGAAAGAGAAGTTCCGCGACAATCCCGTAAAAGAACTTACCCAGCAGCAGTTTATACAGGAAGGCCTGCAACAGTACCTCTACCATACATTACAGCAACTACGGCCACTAACGCCCGTATTGCCCTGGTATACCATGATCACGGACGATAGTATGCTCATGAAACATACGCGTCCGGTAACAGTCAGCAACTTCACCCCTATCCTCTCCTTCGAACTGAAACGTACGACTACCGGCGCTTTGCGCATGGTGGCCATCGTCACTATCAACGGACAGGTAGCGCCACTCTCCGGTTTTGAACATTACGGATTCCTGCTACGCAGAGAAGGTGAATTGTTTATCCTCGCTCCCGCTGCCGCCGCTATACTGGAACAATTTCCTGCCGGCGTAAAAGAAATCCCTGCTGCAGAAGAAACCACATTCATCCAGGAGGTACTGCCTGCTTTAAGTGAACAATACACCGTGGACAAAAGCATCCTCTTACAAAAAGAAGTCATCGATACAGCACCGGAATGCAACATCTGGCTGAGTGAACTGAATAAGTCTTTTCTCGTACTGACTCCGCAATGGCAATACGGCAATTTCTCCATTGAAGACAGCAGCGAACCTGTGGTACTCCGGGCAGAAGGCGATATACAGTACGAGATACGGCGACACATGGAGGCAGAAAAAGAAATGATCGCCTTCATCCGTAGTCTGCATACACGTTTTGCACAACAGCGTAACGGTTATTTCTATCTGCCTTTCGCAGACGCAGAGAAAAGCCAGTGGCTCGTTAAATGCTATCGCAAGCTGACAGATAAGAACATTGGCGTATACGGCATGGATCAGCTGAAGCACTTCCGTTATAACACCAATATACCTGTAATGGATGTGCGCTGGCACAGTGATGATAAAGATACTTTCGATCTTGAAATAGATATACACTACGGCGATATTCCCGTTGCCCTCACCGATATACAAAAAGCCTTACAACACCGGCAACCACACCTCTTACTGAAAGACGGAACCATCGGTGTCATCCCCGATGAATGGCTGCATAAACATGATCTGCTGTGGAAACTCGGACAGGTCAATAAAGACAGACTGAAATTATCACGCCTGCATTTTACTGTCGCCCAGGAAATGCTGGAAAACAGAGAAACGCCGGTACAGGAAAATACACTGGAGAAACTACGCCGTTTACAGGCACACTCCGCCGGACAATTCCCTGTCCCTACAGCCGTACAGGCCACACTTCGTAATTATCAGCAGGCAGGATTTGAGTGGATGTGTTTGCTGGATGCAATGCGCTGGGGTGGCTGCCTGGCAGATGATATGGGTCTTGGTAAAACCTTACAGACCATCACCTTTTTGCAACACCTCGCAGAAAAATACCCGGGCGAAACACACCTGGTGATATGTCCAACCTCATTGATCTATAACTGGCAGGCCGAATTGCAGAAATTTGCACCCGGTTTGCGCTACACGGTGTACCATGGTGGTAACAGACAATATGACGCCGCTGCCTGGAAACAACAACAACTGATCATCACCAGTTATGGTACCGTGCGTAGTGATGCCGCAATCTTCAACAATCATATATTCGGTTATGTCGTACTGGATGAAAGTCAGGTGATCAAGAATCCTTCTTCACAAACGACCAAAGCACTACAGGTACTGCAATGCCGCAACAGACTTATATTGAGCGGTACTCCTATCCAGAATAACACCATGGATCTTTATGCGCAAATGAACTTTGCGAATCCCGGACTGTTAGGTAATCAGGCGTTCTTTAAGTCAGAATTTGCCATGCCGATTGACAAATATGCCGACGCAGAAAAGGCAGGCCGGCTGCGCAGATTAATCTATCCCTTCCTGCTGCGACGTACCAAAGAACAAATTGCACAGGATTTGCCGGATAAGACTGAGATCATTATGTGGTGTGAGATGGGCGAAGAACAGCGGAAATCGTACAACCGCATACGCGATATGTACAAGGAAAAGCTGCTCAAACAGATCAACGAATCGGGAATGGCTGCCAGTACTATTTACGTACTGGAAGGTCTGACCCGGCTACGACAGATCTGTAATGCGCCGCAATTAGTGGAACAGGAATCGCATGTAACCAGTTCTGTCAAACTGGATGAACTGATGCGCGAAATCAGTGAGAATACCGGCGCACATAAAGTACTGGTCTTTTCACAATTCACCGGCATGTTACAGCTGATCGCGAAATCCATGGAAGGTGAAGGTCTTCCCTTCCTCTACCTGGATGGCAGCACCAAAGCTGAGAACAGACAACAACTGGTGCAGCAATTCCAGACAGACGAGCAGGTGAGGGTGTTTCTGATCAGTCTGAAAGCAGGGGGTGTCGGATTGACATTAACCGCCGCTGATTATGTCTACCTCGTAGACCCATGGTGGAACCCGGCAGCAGAACAACAGGCGATTGACCGTACCCACCGTATCGGTCAGCAGAATAAAGTTTTTGCCTATAAAATGATCTGTAAAGACAGTGTCGAAGAAAAAATACTGGCACTCCAGGAAAGAAAGAAAATGATTGCCGATGACCTGATCAGTGAGGATACCGGCTTCGTGAAAAAGCTGACAGAAGACGATGTTGCTTTCCTGTTCAGTTAA
- the nusB gene encoding transcription antitermination factor NusB: MISRRNIRVKVMQTLYALETMEPGAIKPGTATSLLNEKLDQTSQLFTYMLYCLTQVAQYAEIDAQTRASKHLPSAADLQVNTKIAGNEFIFQIINDKGFQVNLEQWKLKHLPEPDLIRKLYNTLTATDIYQQYTQEPGRSKATEKEIMEYVYKEILIKNELFLQHMEDSFLHWSDDAEMMDLLVANYMHKPHLFNFLQLISREKLEYARELLLTVLDKKEYCLELIKPKLQNWDPERIAAVDMLLMEMGVCEFLYFPTIPTKVTINEYIDLAKAYSTPQSGQFVNGILDNILKDLDQANQIKKVDRTKK, translated from the coding sequence ATGATTAGCAGAAGAAATATCCGGGTGAAGGTCATGCAGACCCTTTATGCGCTCGAAACGATGGAACCGGGTGCGATTAAGCCGGGCACGGCCACCAGTTTGCTGAACGAAAAACTGGACCAGACAAGTCAGCTCTTTACATACATGTTATACTGCCTCACGCAGGTAGCACAATATGCAGAAATTGACGCTCAGACCCGCGCTTCCAAACACCTTCCCTCAGCAGCCGACCTGCAGGTCAACACCAAAATAGCGGGAAATGAGTTCATTTTCCAGATCATCAATGACAAAGGTTTTCAGGTGAACCTGGAACAATGGAAGCTCAAACACCTTCCGGAACCAGACCTGATCAGAAAACTGTACAACACGCTCACAGCCACAGACATTTACCAGCAATACACCCAGGAGCCAGGCCGCAGCAAAGCGACCGAAAAGGAGATCATGGAGTATGTATACAAAGAGATCCTTATTAAAAATGAGCTGTTCCTGCAGCACATGGAAGATAGCTTCCTGCACTGGAGCGACGACGCCGAAATGATGGACCTCCTGGTAGCCAATTACATGCACAAACCGCACCTCTTCAATTTTCTTCAGCTGATCAGCCGGGAGAAACTGGAGTATGCACGTGAACTGCTGCTGACCGTACTTGATAAGAAAGAATATTGCCTGGAGCTGATTAAGCCAAAATTACAGAACTGGGATCCTGAACGTATCGCCGCAGTGGATATGCTGTTAATGGAGATGGGTGTATGTGAGTTCCTGTATTTCCCAACCATACCTACCAAGGTGACAATCAATGAATACATTGATCTGGCGAAGGCATACAGTACTCCTCAGAGTGGTCAGTTCGTAAATGGTATTCTGGATAATATCCTGAAAGACCTGGATCAGGCCAATCAGATAAAGAAGGTCGACCGTACAAAAAAATAG